In Clostridium sp. SY8519, one genomic interval encodes:
- a CDS encoding LysR family transcriptional regulator, with the protein MTIEILREFADLAYTLNYQKTAERMYISHSTLSKHIMALEKELGNVTLFHRSKHSVELTDLGKAFLTKIQKTLADYDSALSVIQKGKENISGTICIGFLDAAVKDFLPPILDEYRNIYPEMNVELFSGQVGDLLEAYGNNQSDLSITLFFPNAVPPSSAAIRILTEESLSVVFPKGHPLENKEKIFINDILPYPLVLPSRQQYADYAALIEDYIENGPFPPNVICDFTHVDTALIMTEANMGISILPTNISRKQTDLVFREINDFHPILELVVVWNKRRINPGTLEFIELLCERFPEYYQSN; encoded by the coding sequence ATGACGATTGAAATATTAAGAGAATTTGCCGATCTGGCATACACACTGAATTATCAGAAAACAGCGGAACGGATGTACATCAGCCATTCCACGCTTTCTAAGCACATTATGGCGCTGGAAAAAGAACTTGGGAACGTTACACTTTTTCACAGAAGCAAACATTCCGTTGAACTGACAGATCTCGGGAAAGCTTTTCTTACGAAGATTCAAAAGACGCTGGCAGACTATGACAGCGCCCTTTCTGTGATTCAAAAGGGAAAGGAAAACATTTCCGGCACGATCTGTATAGGCTTTCTGGATGCAGCTGTCAAAGATTTCCTGCCGCCGATTCTTGATGAGTACCGCAATATTTACCCGGAAATGAATGTAGAGCTGTTCAGCGGACAAGTCGGCGACCTTTTGGAAGCCTATGGAAACAACCAATCAGATCTTTCCATTACGCTCTTTTTCCCAAATGCTGTTCCGCCTTCTAGCGCTGCGATCCGAATTCTTACCGAGGAAAGCTTAAGTGTGGTATTTCCCAAGGGGCACCCATTGGAGAATAAAGAAAAAATATTTATTAATGATATTCTTCCATATCCGCTGGTCCTGCCAAGCAGACAGCAGTATGCGGACTATGCTGCCCTGATCGAAGATTATATCGAAAACGGACCGTTCCCGCCAAACGTCATTTGCGATTTTACACACGTAGACACAGCACTGATCATGACCGAAGCAAATATGGGCATTTCCATTCTGCCAACCAATATTTCCAGAAAGCAGACGGATCTCGTTTTCCGGGAAATCAATGACTTTCATCCCATTCTGGAACTCGTTGTTGTCTGGAACAAGCGGCGGATCAATCCGGGCACATTGGAATTTATCGAATTGCTCTGCGAAAGATTTCCGGAATACTATCAGAGCAATTAA